From the genome of Streptomyces sp. V1I1, one region includes:
- a CDS encoding amidohydrolase family protein, producing MNLDHTPRQTVLDQLRSTATDPDRRILFTGATVVTMDPALGTLPVGDVLVQGTTIAAVGGDLRAQGAAEGAVVVDAAGTVVTPGFVDTHRHAWEAQLRRIMPDVDDLGAYVTTTLLGYAPVYRPQDMYTGTKLAALTAIDSGITTMLDFSHNSRTAAHSDAAVRALLDTGIRGVHAAMSPHFGAWDHQWPADVARLQKEYGSELLTFRLATLATDEIAGPEIAYGPELARFAKELGIGVSVDAVFGTSSSQAILAWERQGLLGPDLTLIHSTGLTAEAWRAIGASGTTIALAPTSDAQIGLESAIPAVDEALSVGVRPGLSIDVEVALASDMFTQMRALHAIQRMRAVNGVYGTEREPVRISTTDVLDFATLQGARTNGLADVVGSLTPGKQADLLVINAEEINNMPLNDPIGTVVLGSDARNIDTVLIAGQIRKFNGHVLDVDLPALRAEVTASRDHVLAAAQAANATAP from the coding sequence ATGAACCTCGACCACACCCCGCGTCAGACCGTCCTCGACCAGTTGCGCAGCACCGCAACCGACCCCGACCGCCGCATCCTGTTCACCGGCGCCACGGTGGTCACCATGGACCCCGCACTCGGCACCCTCCCGGTCGGCGACGTGCTCGTCCAGGGCACCACCATCGCCGCCGTCGGCGGCGACCTGCGCGCCCAGGGGGCCGCCGAGGGCGCCGTGGTTGTCGATGCCGCAGGCACCGTCGTCACCCCCGGATTCGTGGACACCCACCGCCACGCGTGGGAGGCCCAACTGCGCCGGATCATGCCGGACGTCGACGACCTCGGCGCCTACGTCACGACCACTCTCCTCGGCTACGCCCCGGTCTACCGGCCTCAGGACATGTACACCGGGACGAAGCTGGCGGCGCTCACCGCCATCGACTCCGGCATCACCACGATGCTGGACTTCTCCCACAACTCCCGTACCGCCGCCCACTCCGACGCTGCGGTCCGCGCCCTGCTGGACACCGGCATCCGCGGCGTCCACGCCGCCATGAGCCCGCACTTCGGCGCGTGGGACCACCAGTGGCCGGCCGATGTCGCCCGGTTGCAGAAGGAGTACGGCAGCGAGCTGCTGACCTTCCGCCTGGCCACCCTGGCCACCGATGAGATCGCCGGACCCGAGATCGCGTACGGCCCCGAACTCGCCCGGTTCGCCAAGGAGCTGGGTATCGGCGTCAGCGTCGACGCGGTCTTCGGCACCTCGTCCTCGCAGGCCATCCTGGCCTGGGAGCGGCAGGGCCTGCTGGGCCCGGACCTCACCCTGATCCACTCCACGGGCCTGACCGCCGAGGCCTGGCGCGCCATCGGCGCCAGCGGTACCACCATCGCGCTGGCCCCCACCTCCGACGCCCAGATCGGCCTGGAGAGCGCGATCCCCGCCGTGGACGAGGCCCTGTCCGTCGGCGTCCGCCCCGGCCTCAGCATCGATGTCGAAGTCGCGCTGGCCAGCGACATGTTCACGCAGATGCGGGCCCTGCACGCCATCCAGCGGATGCGCGCGGTCAACGGCGTCTACGGCACCGAGCGTGAGCCGGTCCGCATCAGCACCACCGATGTGCTGGACTTCGCCACCCTGCAGGGCGCCCGGACCAACGGCCTGGCCGACGTGGTCGGTTCACTGACACCGGGCAAGCAGGCCGACCTGTTGGTGATCAACGCTGAGGAGATCAACAACATGCCGCTCAACGACCCGATCGGCACCGTCGTCCTGGGCTCCGATGCCCGCAACATCGACACCGTCCTGATCGCCGGCCAGATCCGCAAGTTCAACGGCCATGTACTCGACGTCGACCTTCCCGCGCTGCGCGCCGAAGTCACGGCCTCCCGCGACCATGTCCTTGCCGCCGCCCAGGCCGCCAACGCGACCGCTCCCTGA
- a CDS encoding helix-turn-helix transcriptional regulator, translating to MSDGTPLGEFLRARREGLKPQDVGLPEHGRRRVPGLRREEVAMLAGVSSDYYMRLEQGRETSPSPQVIDAVAAALHLDEEATDHLRRLTRAPQERRSIPAGHDRISPQLLQLLDSWPDTPAFVLGPALDVLAQNVLATALHSGFERFDNLARMVFLDPAGRDFYQDWEKAAHACVAEIRAAYGHDPDSPRITEVVEILCAKSPEFTELWARHDVKGKTRQAKNLKHPQVGDLEIQFSAFTVNEAPHQQLVVYQAEPASTTAAAFVELRSRADHREPAQQQAETDRVSSDT from the coding sequence ATGAGCGACGGCACTCCTCTGGGAGAGTTCCTCAGAGCACGGCGCGAAGGCCTCAAGCCACAGGATGTGGGCCTGCCCGAGCATGGTCGCAGGCGGGTGCCCGGGCTGCGACGCGAGGAAGTCGCCATGCTGGCCGGTGTGAGCTCCGACTACTACATGCGCCTGGAACAGGGCCGGGAGACCAGCCCCTCGCCCCAGGTCATCGACGCCGTCGCCGCCGCCCTCCACCTCGATGAGGAGGCCACCGACCACCTGCGCAGACTTACCCGGGCACCCCAGGAACGCCGCAGCATTCCCGCCGGCCACGACCGGATCAGCCCCCAGCTGCTCCAGTTGCTCGACAGCTGGCCCGACACCCCCGCGTTCGTCCTGGGCCCGGCCCTGGACGTGCTGGCGCAGAACGTCCTCGCCACGGCTCTGCACAGCGGATTCGAGCGGTTCGACAACCTGGCCCGCATGGTGTTCCTGGACCCGGCGGGACGTGACTTCTACCAGGACTGGGAGAAGGCGGCGCACGCGTGCGTCGCCGAAATCCGCGCGGCCTACGGACATGACCCGGACTCCCCGCGTATCACCGAAGTCGTCGAGATCCTTTGCGCGAAGAGCCCGGAATTCACCGAGTTGTGGGCGCGGCACGATGTGAAGGGCAAGACCCGGCAGGCGAAGAACCTCAAGCACCCCCAGGTCGGCGACCTGGAAATCCAGTTCTCCGCCTTCACCGTCAACGAAGCCCCGCACCAGCAGCTGGTCGTCTACCAGGCCGAACCCGCCAGCACCACCGCCGCCGCCTTCGTCGAGCTCCGCTCCCGGGCCGACCACCGCGAACCCGCGCAGCAGCAGGCCGAAACCGACCGGGTCTCCAGCGACACGTAG
- a CDS encoding helix-turn-helix transcriptional regulator, with the protein MDTDKRPAAENALGGFLRARRAQLHPEDTGLPTSGRRRVPGLRREEVATLAGVSADYYMRLEQGRERHPFQQVLEAVARALRLDDEAVAHLYRVATPTTRRTRRAPRVERVAPHLRRLVDTWGDTPAFVLGHALDILARNQLAGALYAGFTHSDNLLRMTFLDLAAHDFYREWDRAAESCVATLRRAAGIDPEDPLLIELVGELSMKSADFRSLWARQDVRGKTREAKLFHHAEVGDLELHYEAFTVNSAPGQQLIVYQAEAGSPSADALALLGSLSAIPVPAQDTAMGTD; encoded by the coding sequence ATGGACACAGACAAGCGCCCCGCCGCCGAGAACGCGCTGGGAGGTTTCCTCCGCGCACGGCGTGCCCAACTGCACCCCGAAGACACGGGGCTTCCCACCTCCGGCCGCCGCAGGGTGCCCGGTCTGCGCCGAGAAGAGGTCGCCACGCTCGCCGGGGTGAGCGCCGACTACTACATGCGTCTGGAACAGGGCCGTGAACGTCACCCGTTCCAGCAGGTACTCGAAGCCGTCGCGCGAGCTCTGCGGCTGGACGACGAAGCGGTGGCTCACCTGTACCGTGTGGCTACCCCGACCACGCGCCGTACGCGCCGCGCGCCCCGCGTCGAACGCGTCGCCCCGCACTTGCGGCGGCTCGTCGACACCTGGGGCGACACGCCCGCCTTCGTCCTTGGCCACGCCCTGGACATCCTGGCGCGCAACCAGCTCGCGGGCGCCCTGTACGCCGGCTTCACCCACTCCGACAACCTGCTGCGCATGACGTTCCTGGACCTGGCCGCGCACGACTTCTACCGCGAGTGGGACCGTGCCGCCGAATCATGCGTGGCCACACTGCGGCGGGCGGCCGGTATCGACCCCGAGGACCCGCTACTGATCGAACTCGTCGGCGAACTGTCCATGAAGAGTGCCGACTTCCGCTCCCTGTGGGCTCGCCAGGACGTGCGGGGCAAGACTCGCGAGGCCAAGCTCTTCCATCACGCCGAGGTCGGCGACCTGGAGCTGCATTACGAGGCCTTCACCGTGAACAGCGCTCCCGGTCAGCAACTCATCGTCTACCAGGCCGAAGCGGGCAGCCCTTCCGCCGACGCCCTTGCCCTGCTCGGTTCGCTGAGCGCCATCCCCGTTCCCGCGCAGGACACCGCGATGGGCACCGACTGA
- a CDS encoding Atu4866 domain-containing protein, translated as MTSNEMPRDPHPYVGMWVTADGFIRQELLPNGRYDEARGNRRSAYTGGYTVTGSHIDYVDDTGFTATGDVRDGILFHEHLVLYREGDQRARDGA; from the coding sequence ATGACCAGCAACGAAATGCCCCGCGATCCGCATCCGTACGTCGGGATGTGGGTGACCGCGGACGGGTTCATCCGCCAGGAACTGCTGCCGAACGGCCGCTACGACGAGGCCCGCGGCAACCGCCGGAGCGCCTACACCGGCGGCTATACCGTCACCGGCAGCCACATCGACTACGTCGACGACACCGGCTTCACCGCCACTGGTGACGTCCGCGACGGGATTCTCTTCCACGAGCACCTGGTGCTCTACCGCGAAGGTGACCAGCGCGCCCGCGATGGAGCCTGA
- a CDS encoding ABC transporter ATP-binding protein, whose protein sequence is MAQLDIVDVGHSYAPGVEEEQWALKPLQLTFEAGRTYALVGPSGCGKTTLLNILSGLVRPSQGQILFDGVDVTALPTKARNIAQVFQFPVIYQSMTVYENLAFPLQCRHWDKARIDAKVHQVAEALDLDDRLKQPARRLTADDKQLISLGRGLVRDDVAAVLMDEPLTVIDPQLKHSLRRKIREITEHFQPTVIYVTHDQYEAMSIAQEVLVMKDGRAMQQGTPEQLFEAPSSAYVGYFIGSPAMNFVTVDGPRGNFTLGGRALAVAWDIPDGTTDVQVGIRPEYVRIVTEPGPNTFPARLRGVRDHGPQRVLEIEVAGRLIKAKVPREDGVPAKEAFLVHLPRAKALPYADGRLVLQS, encoded by the coding sequence ATGGCGCAGTTGGACATTGTCGACGTCGGGCACAGCTACGCGCCGGGTGTCGAAGAGGAGCAGTGGGCTCTCAAGCCACTGCAGCTGACATTCGAAGCCGGCAGGACCTACGCGTTGGTCGGACCGTCGGGTTGCGGCAAGACCACGCTGCTGAACATCCTGTCCGGACTGGTCAGACCGTCACAGGGCCAGATCCTGTTCGACGGCGTGGACGTCACGGCTCTGCCCACGAAGGCGCGCAACATAGCCCAGGTGTTCCAGTTTCCCGTCATCTACCAGTCCATGACGGTGTACGAGAACCTCGCCTTCCCTCTGCAGTGCCGGCACTGGGACAAGGCGAGGATCGACGCCAAGGTCCACCAGGTCGCCGAGGCGCTGGACCTGGATGATCGGCTCAAGCAGCCCGCCCGGCGGCTCACCGCCGACGACAAGCAGCTGATCTCGCTCGGCCGTGGTCTTGTCCGCGACGACGTGGCGGCCGTGCTGATGGACGAGCCGCTGACCGTCATCGATCCGCAGCTGAAGCACTCGCTGCGGCGCAAAATCCGTGAAATCACCGAGCACTTCCAGCCCACAGTGATCTACGTTACCCACGACCAGTACGAAGCAATGAGCATTGCGCAGGAAGTACTGGTCATGAAGGACGGCCGAGCCATGCAGCAGGGCACCCCGGAGCAGCTTTTCGAGGCACCCTCGTCAGCGTACGTCGGCTACTTCATCGGCTCCCCGGCGATGAACTTCGTGACGGTGGACGGGCCACGCGGGAACTTCACCCTTGGCGGCCGGGCCCTGGCCGTGGCGTGGGACATCCCGGACGGAACCACCGACGTCCAGGTGGGAATCCGTCCCGAGTACGTCAGAATCGTCACGGAACCCGGGCCCAATACGTTTCCCGCCAGGCTTCGGGGCGTCCGGGACCACGGGCCGCAGCGCGTGCTCGAGATCGAGGTGGCCGGCCGGCTCATCAAGGCGAAGGTGCCGCGGGAGGACGGAGTTCCGGCGAAGGAGGCATTCCTGGTGCATCTGCCGCGCGCCAAGGCGCTCCCCTATGCGGACGGTCGCCTGGTACTCCAGTCGTAG